Proteins encoded together in one Deinococcus ruber window:
- a CDS encoding alpha-hydroxy-acid oxidizing protein yields MTQEATQAGGVPSGERSVGRVRQTGIYVAGLGGELPKVPVDAGALERAAEAVLPPSDFAYLAGGAGQGRTMQANTDAFARWPIVPRMMRGSARRDLSTELLGHTYASPLLLAPIGVLECAHPEADLAVARAAAAEGVPYIFSSQASVDMETCAAAMGEAARWFQLYWSSDDELTRSFVRRAEDVGAQAIVLTLDTTLLGWRPRDLDFSSLPFMRGRGLAQYLSDPVFRSRLSSANTPALNPPRTPALLTAMAELGAKGAEVGLPLEAMLAAVARFSATFSRPDLSWDDLSRLREWTRLPIVLKGILHPDDAREAAARGMDALIVSNHGGRQIDGSVGALDALPAVVAAAGGLPVLFDSGIRGGADVFRALALGARAVLLGRPYAYGLALAGEAGVREVIQNVLAELDLTLGLAGVPRARDVDRQAVTRN; encoded by the coding sequence ATGACGCAGGAGGCAACGCAGGCGGGCGGAGTGCCCTCGGGAGAGCGCTCGGTGGGGCGGGTGCGGCAGACGGGCATCTATGTGGCTGGGCTGGGCGGCGAACTGCCGAAGGTTCCGGTGGACGCGGGCGCTCTTGAACGCGCCGCCGAGGCCGTGCTGCCGCCCAGCGACTTCGCGTATCTGGCGGGCGGGGCAGGCCAGGGCCGCACCATGCAGGCCAACACCGACGCCTTTGCCCGCTGGCCCATCGTGCCGAGAATGATGCGCGGCTCGGCCCGGCGCGACCTGAGCACCGAGCTGCTGGGCCATACCTACGCTTCGCCGCTGCTGCTGGCCCCCATCGGCGTGCTGGAATGTGCCCACCCGGAAGCCGACCTCGCCGTGGCCCGCGCCGCTGCCGCCGAGGGCGTGCCGTACATCTTCTCCAGCCAGGCGAGCGTGGACATGGAAACCTGCGCCGCCGCGATGGGCGAGGCGGCCCGCTGGTTTCAGCTGTACTGGAGCAGCGACGACGAGCTGACCCGCAGCTTTGTGCGGCGGGCCGAAGATGTGGGCGCACAGGCCATCGTGCTGACGCTCGACACCACGCTGCTGGGCTGGCGACCCCGCGACCTGGATTTCAGCAGCCTGCCGTTTATGCGGGGGCGCGGTCTGGCGCAGTACCTCAGCGATCCGGTGTTCAGGAGCCGCCTGAGCAGCGCCAACACCCCGGCCCTGAATCCGCCGCGCACCCCGGCCCTGCTGACAGCAATGGCCGAACTGGGCGCCAAGGGAGCCGAAGTCGGTCTGCCGCTGGAAGCGATGCTGGCAGCGGTGGCCCGCTTCAGCGCCACCTTTTCGCGCCCCGATCTGAGCTGGGACGACCTTTCCAGACTGCGCGAGTGGACGCGGCTGCCGATTGTACTCAAGGGCATCCTGCACCCGGATGACGCCCGCGAAGCCGCCGCACGCGGCATGGACGCCCTGATCGTGTCGAATCACGGCGGGCGGCAGATCGACGGTTCGGTGGGCGCACTCGACGCCCTGCCCGCTGTGGTCGCGGCGGCAGGGGGGTTGCCGGTGCTGTTCGACAGTGGCATTCGGGGCGGCGCAGACGTGTTCAGGGCGCTGGCACTGGGCGCACGGGCGGTGCTGCTGGGGCGGCCCTATGCCTACGGGCTGGCGCTGGCAGGCGAGGCGGGCGTGCGCG
- a CDS encoding NUDIX domain-containing protein gives MTNLSRTLPIKRAAHVYIVQNETLLLVAERMDDGSIFYGLPGGKAGAGESLADAAVRQVRHETGLTVTDLNFVSLLEGEMLTGTKNECYANFGRFTAHFRGEIAPTDPEVVGTQWVPFDSVMSLVRYGPPPEVEERNPLIWIPTMDFIKGKAKNYYPI, from the coding sequence ATGACCAACCTGTCTCGCACCCTACCCATCAAGCGGGCGGCCCACGTCTACATCGTCCAGAACGAGACCCTGCTGCTGGTAGCAGAGCGCATGGATGACGGAAGTATCTTCTATGGCCTGCCCGGTGGCAAAGCGGGCGCGGGCGAAAGCCTGGCCGACGCCGCCGTGCGGCAGGTGCGGCACGAAACGGGCCTGACCGTGACCGACCTGAATTTCGTGTCGCTGCTGGAAGGCGAGATGCTGACCGGCACCAAGAACGAGTGCTACGCCAACTTCGGGCGATTTACCGCGCACTTCCGGGGCGAGATCGCGCCCACCGATCCGGAAGTGGTCGGAACTCAGTGGGTTCCGTTCGATTCTGTCATGTCGCTGGTGCGCTATGGCCCCCCGCCGGAAGTCGAGGAACGCAACCCGCTGATCTGGATTCCCACGATGGATTTCATCAAGGGGAAGGCCAAAAATTATTATCCGATCTGA